From Brassica oleracea var. oleracea cultivar TO1000 chromosome C3, BOL, whole genome shotgun sequence, a single genomic window includes:
- the LOC106333222 gene encoding transcription factor RAX3, whose product MGRAPCCDKANVKKGPWSPEEDVKLKDYIDKYGTGGNWIALPQKIGLKRCGKSCRLRWLNYLRPNIKHGGFSEEEDSIILSLYISIGSRWSIIAAQLPGRTDNDIKNYWNTKLKKKLLGRQKQMNRQDSIADSNENNISSNNNKSPQNLSNSALERLQLHMQLQNLQSPFSSFYNNPMLWPKLHPLLQSTPTTPDQNSKLGSQESFHPLGVNVVHQNNNIKLAEINDGVSPLYSENVEQSLNPTHGFQPNFGFSQDLQLDDHNMDLMNRGGSKELFQVGNEFELTNGSNWWSEEVELERKTTSSSSWGSASVLDQTTDGVVMLQDYGQMSYHSV is encoded by the exons ATGGGAAGAGCTCCATGCTGCGACAAGGCAAACGTGAAAAAAGGGCCATGGTCGCCTGAAGAAGATGTGAAGCTCAAGGACTACATCGACAAATATGGCACTGGTGGCAACTGGATCGCACTGCCTCAGAAAATTG GGTTGAAGAGATGTGGTAAGAGTTGCAGACTGAGATGGCTTAATTACTTAAGACCAAACATCAAACATGGTGGCTTTTCTGAGGAAGAAGATAGTATCATCTTGAGTCTTTACATCAGCATTGGAAGCCG GTGGTCTATAATTGCAGCTCAGCTTCCTGGAAGGACAGACAATGATATCAAAAATTACTGGAACACAAAACTGAAGAAGAAGCTGCTCGGAAGACAGAAACAAATGAATCGTCAAGACTCGATTGCTGATTCGAATGAAAACAATATCAGCAGCAACAACAACAAGAGTCCTCAAAATCTTAGTAATTCGGCACTAGAGAGGCTTCAACTTCACATGCAGCTTCAGAATCTACAAAGCCCTTTCTCTAGTTTCTACAACAACCCTATGTTGTGGCCCAAGCTTCATCCACTACTGCAGAGTACTCCAACCACTCCTGATCAAAACTCTAAACTTGGATCCCAAGAAAGCTTCCACCCTCTAGGAGTTAACGTTGTTCATCAGAACAATAATATCAAGCTAGCTGAGATCAACGATGGAGTCTCTCCTCTCTATTCAGAGAACGTAGAGCAATCCCTAAACCCTACTCACGGATTTCAACCTAATTTCGGTTTTTCGCAGGATCTTCAGTTAGATGATCATAACATGGACCTTATGAACAGAGGTGGTTCTAAAGAATTGTTTCAAGTGGGAAACGAGTTTGAGCTAACGAACGGTTCTAATTGGTGGTCGGAGGAAGTCGAGTTAGAGAGGAAAACAACATCGTCGAGTTCTTGGGGATCAGCTTCTGTTCTTGATCAGACGACTGACGGAGTGGTAATGCTTCAAGATTATGGTCAGATGAGCTACCATAGTGTGTAA